A part of Marinomonas rhizomae genomic DNA contains:
- a CDS encoding DUF1993 family protein, which yields MSSNIKQLFKGYLLQLESIVNKVPPELFSVSLTDDMFSLEMNAKIAANFVLRGYYPLLGKDAISLMSDERGKAAVVRQIIETRELLEKLPEIHNLDDSKVITDKAGFSEIQLGQSDFIHQYIVPNYFFHMGMVYAIAKSKGVPVSKGDFDGLHSYPASFSFVRS from the coding sequence ATGAGCAGTAACATTAAACAATTATTCAAGGGCTATTTGTTACAGTTGGAGTCGATTGTTAATAAAGTCCCGCCTGAGTTGTTCTCTGTGTCTTTAACGGATGATATGTTTTCTCTTGAGATGAACGCAAAAATTGCAGCCAATTTTGTGTTAAGGGGATATTACCCGCTGTTGGGGAAAGACGCTATTTCATTGATGTCTGATGAGCGGGGGAAAGCCGCCGTCGTTCGTCAAATCATAGAAACCAGAGAGTTATTAGAAAAGCTTCCTGAAATTCATAACCTTGATGATAGTAAAGTCATAACCGATAAGGCTGGCTTCTCAGAAATACAGCTGGGTCAGTCTGACTTTATTCATCAATACATTGTGCCTAATTACTTCTTTCATATGGGGATGGTCTACGCTATCGCTAAAAGCAAGGGTGTACCGGTGAGTAAAGGGGATTTTGATGGTCTTCATTCTTATCCTGCTAGTTTTAGTTTTGTAAGAAGTTAA
- a CDS encoding formyltetrahydrofolate deformylase yields MKLKLTPTQNLCVGYLESGFKLIQLGEQFYFIKGERRQKVLPKTLDALVNRGALAHTEQGDYMLSDEFVEHRKRMLETNDPEQTRH; encoded by the coding sequence ATGAAACTCAAGTTAACGCCAACTCAAAACTTATGTGTTGGGTATCTAGAATCTGGTTTTAAATTGATTCAATTGGGCGAACAATTTTATTTTATCAAAGGCGAACGACGTCAAAAGGTATTGCCAAAAACCTTAGACGCACTCGTTAACCGCGGCGCACTGGCTCACACCGAGCAGGGCGACTACATGCTAAGCGACGAATTTGTCGAACATCGTAAACGAATGCTTGAAACGAACGACCCAGAACAGACTCGTCATTAA
- the purU gene encoding formyltetrahydrofolate deformylase translates to MRKKTFRLVISCPDRVGIVAAVSQFLNDRQGSIIEASHHTDLEQKWFFMRHDIDAESLDIDVETFRQEFAPIAEEYNMRWYVKDSEDRPKVILLATKESHCLNDIMHRWHTGELNCEIVGVIANHENLRSMVEWYKIPYFCIPVPKEDKMPAFQEIEACIDQSGADTIVLARYMQIFPEYLCEKYRHKVINIHHSFLPSFIGAKPYHQAAVRGVKLIGATCHYVTADLDAGPIIEQDVIRVRHSHAAEDMVRLGKDIEKLVLSRGLRYHLEDRVLVHGNKTVVFAE, encoded by the coding sequence ATGAGAAAGAAAACATTTCGACTTGTGATTAGTTGTCCCGACAGAGTGGGGATTGTAGCGGCCGTCAGTCAGTTTTTGAATGATCGCCAAGGCTCTATCATCGAAGCGAGTCACCACACAGATTTAGAGCAAAAATGGTTTTTCATGCGTCACGACATTGATGCAGAAAGCTTAGATATTGACGTAGAAACCTTTCGTCAAGAATTCGCGCCAATCGCAGAAGAGTACAACATGCGTTGGTATGTAAAAGACAGTGAAGATCGTCCTAAAGTTATCTTGCTGGCCACCAAAGAATCTCATTGCCTAAATGACATCATGCATCGCTGGCATACAGGCGAATTAAACTGCGAAATCGTTGGCGTGATTGCAAACCATGAAAACCTTCGTTCTATGGTTGAATGGTACAAGATTCCGTATTTCTGCATTCCTGTGCCAAAAGAAGATAAAATGCCTGCCTTCCAAGAAATTGAAGCCTGCATTGATCAGTCTGGTGCTGACACCATTGTGCTAGCGCGCTACATGCAGATCTTCCCAGAATACTTGTGCGAGAAATACCGTCACAAGGTGATCAATATCCACCACAGCTTCTTGCCGTCTTTCATCGGTGCTAAGCCTTACCACCAAGCCGCGGTTCGAGGTGTGAAATTGATTGGTGCCACATGCCACTACGTCACGGCCGACCTAGACGCAGGCCCGATTATTGAACAAGACGTGATTCGTGTTCGGCACAGCCACGCGGCAGAAGACATGGTTCGCCTTGGTAAAGACATCGAAAAACTCGTATTGTCACGGGGACTTCGTTACCACTTGGAAGATCGCGTTCTTGTACATGGTAATAAAACCGTTGTGTTTGCTGAATAA
- the rlmKL gene encoding bifunctional 23S rRNA (guanine(2069)-N(7))-methyltransferase RlmK/23S rRNA (guanine(2445)-N(2))-methyltransferase RlmL, producing MSTILQTTDSASQVYALEITCPLGLENVLEKELHGEGLTQTRLGEAQVKLTTDLEGMYKACLWSRVATRVMLPIANFKMESADDLYDGVKAIQWSDHLKSTNTMAIDCHGTNHHIRNTQFGAVRAKDAIADYFIALSGERPNVEKEQPEVRIALRIKRDVVTVSIDLSGESMHRRGYRQHGGMAPLKENLAAGLLLRAGWGTDCGLTQLIDPMCGSGTFLVEAALMSLDIAPGLRRQYWGFKGWKQHDHRMWQQLMDFAKNRKKDPATLGIRFQGTDREQKAIAAARENIKRAGLTDVIDVSMTSFQEHEFDITPDVPGLVITNPPYGERIGDEMALIALYRQLGEWVVTHVRGWQFMMLTSNDHLARQIPVRPEKSTRVINGGIECRAYRFPLLAGSIKEDVVAQSVMTPGAQMFANRLQKNAKKLRKWVEKNKIQCYRVYDADMPEYAVAIDVYGDWAHVQEYQAPKSVDPEKAKQRLFEVMSAIPTALNISEANVILKKRQRQTGKEQYEKIDQTKHEMIVEEYGCDFIVNLKDYLDTGLFLDHRPVRKLIQDKANGVRFLNLFCYTATASIHAGQGGARSSLSVDMSNTYTEWARRNIELNEFSDRHHQVERADCIEWLKQSHDKFDLIFMDPPTFSNSKKMADVLDIQRDHGELVRLAMARLARGGELIFSNNYRRFVLDESLEQEYNVKNITRETLDPDFDRNDKIHQCYIIKNK from the coding sequence ATGAGCACGATATTACAGACAACTGATTCAGCAAGTCAGGTTTACGCATTAGAAATAACCTGTCCTCTTGGATTGGAAAATGTCTTGGAAAAAGAGTTGCATGGCGAAGGCCTGACGCAAACTCGATTGGGTGAAGCGCAGGTTAAGCTGACCACAGACCTAGAAGGCATGTACAAAGCCTGTCTTTGGTCACGCGTTGCCACTCGTGTTATGTTGCCGATTGCCAATTTCAAAATGGAATCGGCCGACGACTTATACGATGGTGTGAAAGCGATTCAATGGTCCGACCACTTGAAGTCGACCAACACCATGGCGATTGATTGCCACGGTACCAATCACCATATTCGCAATACACAGTTTGGTGCGGTTCGTGCCAAAGACGCGATTGCTGATTACTTTATTGCCTTGTCTGGCGAACGTCCTAACGTTGAAAAAGAACAGCCAGAAGTCCGCATTGCTTTGCGTATAAAACGTGACGTTGTGACAGTCAGCATCGATTTATCCGGCGAAAGTATGCATCGCCGTGGCTACCGTCAACATGGCGGCATGGCACCACTTAAAGAAAACTTAGCAGCAGGTCTTTTGCTGCGCGCAGGCTGGGGAACCGATTGCGGTTTAACGCAATTGATCGATCCTATGTGTGGCTCTGGTACGTTTCTTGTTGAAGCCGCTTTGATGTCTTTGGATATTGCACCTGGTTTACGTCGCCAATATTGGGGCTTCAAAGGCTGGAAACAGCACGATCACCGTATGTGGCAACAGCTAATGGACTTCGCCAAGAATCGTAAAAAAGACCCAGCAACTTTGGGCATTCGTTTCCAAGGTACGGATCGAGAGCAAAAAGCCATTGCCGCTGCGCGAGAAAATATCAAACGTGCAGGTTTAACCGATGTGATTGATGTCTCCATGACCTCGTTCCAAGAACATGAGTTTGACATCACGCCAGACGTACCGGGCTTAGTGATCACCAACCCACCTTATGGTGAGCGTATTGGTGATGAAATGGCCTTGATCGCATTATATCGTCAACTAGGTGAATGGGTCGTTACACATGTGCGCGGTTGGCAGTTTATGATGCTGACCAGCAACGATCACCTAGCTCGTCAAATTCCTGTACGACCAGAAAAAAGTACCCGTGTTATCAACGGTGGCATTGAATGTCGCGCTTACCGTTTTCCTTTGCTGGCTGGCAGCATCAAAGAAGACGTCGTTGCACAATCGGTGATGACTCCAGGCGCACAAATGTTTGCTAATCGCCTGCAAAAGAACGCTAAGAAACTGAGAAAATGGGTCGAGAAGAACAAGATCCAATGTTACCGCGTTTACGATGCCGACATGCCTGAATATGCGGTTGCTATCGATGTTTATGGTGATTGGGCACATGTGCAAGAATACCAAGCGCCTAAGAGTGTTGACCCAGAAAAAGCCAAGCAGCGTTTGTTTGAAGTGATGTCTGCTATTCCAACGGCGTTGAATATTTCAGAAGCCAATGTGATCTTGAAAAAACGCCAAAGACAGACTGGCAAAGAACAATACGAGAAAATAGATCAGACGAAACACGAAATGATCGTAGAAGAATACGGCTGTGACTTCATTGTTAATCTAAAAGATTACTTGGACACTGGTTTGTTCCTTGATCACCGTCCAGTGCGTAAATTGATTCAAGATAAAGCCAATGGTGTACGTTTCTTAAACTTGTTCTGTTACACCGCAACCGCGTCGATTCATGCTGGGCAAGGTGGCGCGCGCAGTTCATTGAGTGTTGATATGTCGAACACCTACACTGAATGGGCGCGTCGTAATATCGAGCTAAATGAATTTTCAGATCGTCACCACCAGGTAGAACGTGCAGATTGCATCGAATGGCTAAAACAAAGCCACGATAAATTCGATTTGATCTTCATGGACCCACCAACGTTTTCGAACTCGAAAAAAATGGCGGACGTGTTAGATATTCAACGGGATCATGGTGAGCTTGTGCGTTTAGCAATGGCGAGATTGGCGAGAGGTGGCGAACTTATCTTCTCTAATAACTATCGTCGTTTTGTATTGGACGAATCGTTAGAGCAAGAATACAACGTGAAAAACATCACTCGCGAAACGCTAGACCCAGATTTTGATCGTAATGACAAAATCCACCAGTGCTACATCATTAAGAATAAGTAA
- a CDS encoding quinone-dependent dihydroorotate dehydrogenase has product MYQLARSLLFKLDPEVSHELSLDLLAASSRLGLNKFLGGLPSTKPVDVMGLRFPNAVGLAAGLDKNADAFEALGALGFGFVEVGTVTPKGQAGNPKPRLFRLPEHEAIINRMGFNNKGVEHLVSRIKSHRYPGVLGVNIGKNLTTSVEDAAADYLACLESVIPFADYITANISSPNTPGLRSLQFGESLAQLIAPLSAARDRYEAEHGKRVPLAVKIAPDMTDDEIKMVADTLVEQGVDGIIATNTTLSREAVLGHQFEKEAGGLSGAPVRDASTHVVRVLAEHLKDTLPIIGVGGISSGADAVEKLQAGARLVQIYSGFIYQGPELVKEAIASTDAYYRERDLGI; this is encoded by the coding sequence ATGTACCAACTTGCTCGCTCGTTACTTTTTAAATTGGACCCTGAAGTGTCCCATGAATTGTCATTGGACCTTCTTGCAGCAAGCAGCCGATTGGGATTGAACAAATTTCTGGGTGGGTTGCCGTCAACTAAACCGGTTGATGTGATGGGATTGCGTTTCCCTAATGCGGTTGGTTTAGCGGCGGGTCTAGATAAAAACGCCGATGCGTTTGAAGCCTTGGGCGCGCTAGGGTTTGGTTTTGTCGAAGTAGGAACCGTTACACCGAAAGGGCAAGCGGGTAACCCCAAACCACGTTTATTCCGTTTGCCTGAACATGAAGCCATTATTAACCGTATGGGCTTTAATAACAAAGGTGTGGAACATTTGGTTTCGCGCATTAAATCTCACCGCTATCCCGGTGTGTTAGGTGTTAATATTGGTAAAAACCTAACCACATCAGTAGAAGACGCGGCAGCGGATTATTTAGCGTGCTTGGAATCTGTTATTCCATTCGCCGATTACATTACAGCAAACATCAGTTCGCCAAATACACCAGGTCTTCGTAGCCTGCAATTTGGTGAAAGCTTAGCGCAATTGATTGCGCCATTGTCTGCAGCGCGTGACCGTTACGAAGCGGAACACGGTAAGCGTGTTCCATTGGCGGTGAAAATTGCGCCAGATATGACCGATGATGAAATTAAAATGGTTGCGGATACACTGGTTGAGCAGGGCGTTGATGGTATCATTGCCACCAACACTACCTTGTCTCGCGAAGCGGTTTTAGGACATCAATTTGAAAAAGAAGCGGGCGGCTTAAGTGGTGCGCCAGTTCGCGACGCATCGACACATGTTGTTAGAGTGTTGGCTGAACACTTGAAAGATACCTTGCCAATTATTGGTGTGGGCGGTATTTCAAGTGGCGCTGATGCAGTAGAAAAACTGCAAGCGGGTGCGCGTTTAGTACAAATTTATTCGGGCTTTATTTATCAAGGTCCAGAGTTGGTTAAGGAAGCCATAGCAAGCACAGATGCTTATTACCGAGAGCGTGATCTCGGCATCTAA
- a CDS encoding DUF2835 domain-containing protein yields MAKIVLNVALPAFKYEAMYAGSAKNLVASSLDGRKVQLPLSAFQRFVTHQGIYGFFEVEFDDMNKLIAVTKVS; encoded by the coding sequence ATGGCAAAAATTGTATTAAATGTGGCGTTGCCCGCATTTAAATATGAGGCTATGTATGCAGGGTCGGCTAAAAACCTAGTCGCGAGCAGTTTAGATGGACGTAAAGTCCAATTGCCTTTGTCGGCATTTCAGCGTTTTGTGACACATCAAGGCATTTACGGTTTTTTTGAAGTAGAATTTGATGACATGAATAAGCTGATTGCCGTCACTAAAGTTAGTTAG
- a CDS encoding AAA family ATPase — protein sequence MVTVIEQLKDHLNHAVVGQPDLTHELLVALIANGHVLLEGPPGIAKTTAAKALASAIDSRFQRIQFTPDLLPGDVTGSDIYQQETAKFSFIPGPIMNDIVLADEINRAPAKVQSALLEAMGERQVTVGNHSYPLSELFFVIATQNPIEQEGTYPLPEAQLDRFMMKINLGYPSAASELDVLRLVRQQDLHKTSSSKPQPVCKPHDILELQHKALSLYMSESVEQYIVQLVMATRQPEHYLGEAGKGTNLIEFGASPRGTLALDRCARANALLNGRDFVTPDDVRQIALPVLRHRIITTFEAQAAGLSVDDLLKRLISHVPAL from the coding sequence ATGGTAACTGTAATTGAGCAATTAAAAGATCACCTAAACCATGCCGTTGTTGGCCAACCAGATTTAACTCACGAATTACTTGTCGCTTTAATCGCTAATGGCCATGTGCTTTTAGAAGGGCCACCGGGCATCGCAAAAACCACGGCAGCAAAAGCGCTGGCTAGCGCTATCGATAGCCGCTTCCAACGTATTCAATTTACACCCGATTTATTGCCTGGCGATGTCACCGGCTCCGATATTTATCAGCAAGAAACGGCCAAATTTAGTTTTATCCCCGGCCCGATCATGAACGACATCGTGCTTGCCGACGAAATCAACCGTGCGCCAGCAAAGGTACAATCTGCATTACTCGAAGCTATGGGTGAGAGACAAGTTACCGTGGGTAATCACAGCTACCCTTTGTCTGAGCTGTTCTTTGTTATTGCCACGCAAAACCCAATCGAACAAGAAGGCACTTATCCTTTACCTGAAGCCCAGCTTGATCGATTTATGATGAAAATAAATCTCGGTTACCCAAGTGCCGCTAGCGAGTTGGATGTCCTCAGATTAGTACGTCAGCAAGACCTACACAAAACCTCATCAAGCAAGCCTCAACCAGTTTGCAAACCCCATGACATTCTTGAACTTCAACATAAAGCGCTGTCTTTATATATGTCTGAAAGTGTCGAGCAATACATAGTACAGCTCGTGATGGCAACCCGCCAACCCGAGCATTATTTGGGCGAAGCAGGTAAAGGAACCAATCTTATTGAATTTGGCGCCAGCCCTCGCGGCACCTTGGCCCTTGACCGTTGTGCTCGTGCTAATGCTTTATTAAATGGCAGAGATTTTGTGACGCCTGATGATGTTCGTCAGATTGCCTTACCTGTGTTGCGTCATCGCATCATCACTACGTTTGAAGCTCAAGCGGCTGGATTATCTGTAGACGATCTCTTGAAGCGATTAATTAGTCACGTTCCAGCGCTGTAA
- a CDS encoding DUF58 domain-containing protein, giving the protein MSPLLSPESPELDDGHFALLASYAKHLGRAPKAIRFATNAGERRSRQKGHGMEMLELRAYQASDDLRHIDWRVTARTGQAHTRLYAQENDHQRLLLLDLSSSAYFGTRHTFIATRFLQLAGIIAWRSKQQGDTLSYRVTYGNQDHASNKTNTLPALLNYLKDASKIENRANSHKTTSIWSNTLLTNKSHNKDVIILTDKQSWNDDEESALMKLAEHNSVHWIQIIDSNTFNLPAGHYQIVDSQMANNNGIKPITIGKNSMQQAKDDFFTQNTLMRKKLASFGIRHQIFDITESPEKIARYLLSQGALH; this is encoded by the coding sequence ATGAGCCCATTATTATCACCTGAATCTCCTGAGCTAGATGACGGCCATTTCGCCCTACTGGCGAGTTATGCTAAGCATTTAGGTCGCGCACCAAAAGCCATTCGTTTTGCGACCAATGCTGGAGAGCGCCGTTCACGTCAAAAAGGCCATGGCATGGAAATGCTCGAACTTCGGGCTTATCAGGCCAGCGACGATTTGCGCCACATCGATTGGCGAGTGACGGCACGAACAGGTCAAGCTCATACTCGACTTTATGCGCAAGAAAATGACCATCAACGCCTCTTGTTGCTGGATCTGTCTAGCAGCGCTTACTTTGGAACTCGTCATACCTTTATTGCTACGCGCTTTCTTCAACTCGCGGGGATTATTGCATGGCGCTCCAAACAACAAGGCGACACCTTGTCTTATCGAGTCACTTACGGCAACCAAGACCACGCCAGCAACAAAACGAACACATTGCCGGCGCTACTAAACTATTTAAAAGACGCGTCTAAGATAGAAAATCGAGCCAATAGCCATAAAACCACCAGCATTTGGTCAAACACTTTACTCACCAATAAATCCCACAATAAAGACGTGATCATCCTGACAGACAAACAAAGCTGGAATGATGACGAAGAAAGCGCGCTGATGAAGCTGGCAGAGCACAACTCTGTCCATTGGATACAGATCATTGATAGCAATACGTTTAACTTGCCTGCTGGCCATTATCAAATAGTCGACAGTCAGATGGCCAACAATAACGGTATTAAGCCCATAACCATTGGCAAAAACAGCATGCAACAAGCGAAAGACGATTTCTTCACCCAAAACACACTAATGCGCAAAAAACTGGCTTCCTTTGGTATTCGCCATCAAATCTTTGATATTACCGAGTCACCAGAAAAAATCGCTCGCTACTTACTTTCTCAAGGAGCATTACACTGA
- a CDS encoding DUF4381 domain-containing protein → MPAAQAPLQAQASQQAINLPHKAYMLPESVPMWPPVWWTWLIVAAVVLFIIALLILWYRRYKKRAYRREALSNITNSSKDLADKDCILLCHEMVRRCLISEGKTETAALPSKTLFETLDNQMPVKRKFTSLGNDFIDGPYRNQIELTTEQRSAMIKNTSYWIRKHHA, encoded by the coding sequence ATGCCTGCTGCTCAAGCTCCTCTACAAGCACAAGCTTCACAACAAGCGATAAACTTACCCCACAAAGCTTACATGCTGCCAGAATCTGTTCCTATGTGGCCGCCAGTATGGTGGACTTGGCTTATTGTTGCGGCTGTTGTTCTATTCATAATAGCTTTGCTTATCTTATGGTATCGACGCTATAAAAAGCGTGCTTATCGCCGAGAAGCTTTATCAAACATCACCAATTCATCGAAGGATCTGGCCGATAAAGACTGCATTTTACTTTGCCACGAGATGGTCCGTCGCTGCCTGATTAGTGAGGGCAAAACAGAAACTGCCGCTTTACCTAGCAAAACCTTGTTTGAAACCTTAGACAATCAAATGCCTGTAAAACGAAAATTCACCTCTCTTGGCAACGATTTTATTGATGGCCCTTACAGAAACCAGATTGAGCTAACCACAGAACAACGCAGCGCGATGATAAAAAATACCAGTTACTGGATAAGGAAACACCATGCTTGA
- a CDS encoding VWA domain-containing protein gives MLELSWPWFLLLLPVPFIMYFLPKAKPKGDGIWWGNTEQLVDHQDSKAIPKRPTLRYGFLLASWVLLIFAMTQPVWLGEPTKVTPSGRDLLIALDLSGSMQVSDMALNDQPANRLEAAKSVLSDFIQERRGDRIGIIVFGSKAYLQAPLSFDTKTINQLVQETQIGFAGEQTAIGDAIGLGIKRLEDKPSDKKVLILMTDGANTAGRVQPQQAAAFAASQNVKIHTIGIGADSMIVQSFFGPKAINPSSDLDETLLKNIAAQTGGEYFRAKSTEDLQAIYQTLDALEPTPAEDIWQRPLTSLFHWLGLGSVIFLGLALLATKQLTLNKRFLPNKASRKGGQA, from the coding sequence ATGCTTGAATTATCTTGGCCTTGGTTCCTTCTGCTTTTACCTGTGCCCTTCATTATGTATTTTCTGCCAAAAGCTAAACCCAAAGGCGATGGCATTTGGTGGGGCAATACTGAACAACTTGTTGACCACCAAGACAGTAAGGCGATACCTAAACGTCCGACATTGCGTTACGGCTTTCTTTTGGCTTCATGGGTATTACTGATCTTCGCGATGACTCAACCTGTTTGGTTAGGCGAGCCGACTAAAGTCACGCCATCAGGCCGAGATTTGCTAATTGCTTTGGACTTATCTGGCAGCATGCAAGTCAGCGATATGGCACTTAATGACCAACCGGCGAATCGACTAGAAGCCGCCAAATCTGTTTTGTCTGACTTTATTCAAGAGCGCCGCGGTGATCGTATTGGCATTATCGTTTTTGGTTCAAAAGCCTACTTGCAAGCACCGTTAAGCTTTGACACCAAGACCATTAATCAGTTGGTGCAAGAAACTCAAATTGGTTTTGCTGGCGAACAAACCGCTATTGGCGACGCCATAGGGCTGGGAATAAAAAGACTCGAAGACAAACCTTCCGATAAAAAAGTGCTCATTTTAATGACGGATGGTGCAAACACTGCAGGCCGAGTTCAACCTCAGCAGGCCGCAGCGTTTGCTGCCTCACAAAATGTAAAAATCCACACCATAGGAATTGGCGCTGACAGCATGATTGTACAAAGTTTCTTTGGGCCTAAAGCAATCAATCCCTCTAGCGATCTAGATGAAACACTTTTAAAAAACATTGCTGCACAAACCGGTGGCGAATACTTCCGAGCCAAAAGCACAGAAGATCTACAAGCCATTTATCAAACGCTTGATGCGTTAGAGCCGACGCCAGCTGAAGACATTTGGCAGCGGCCATTAACCAGCTTATTCCATTGGTTAGGTCTCGGTTCAGTTATTTTTCTAGGGTTGGCACTGCTCGCCACTAAGCAATTGACTTTGAACAAACGTTTTCTGCCGAACAAAGCCTCACGCAAAGGAGGTCAAGCATGA
- a CDS encoding VWA domain-containing protein — MILFDLIHFERPYWLLLLPVTMLLAFLITAKSSNKSTLNKVVDQHLMQHLVYQNKSSNVNKWLGLTVISLCWIGLAGISWTKAPTTMFENTQKTVLVVDQSLSMYATDIKPNRQTQLKQTIRDILTHSKEGDIALVAFAGEGFIISPFSQDRETITHFLLALDPIIMPVYGSNLASGIETALSLNKDDSSPVHLIVLTDDLSEQDKTAIPALLKGKNIQLDLVAVGTTNASLIKLPDGQILRKNGKNVTPTTPIKELKALTSSLGGTFHQGRLSAQELATITNTALDDKQTKKAQNKSIHWIEQGHWFALPFLLWLAFQFRKGMLFMLLVSVFYLPSEKLQASPLDWIMTPDQKGQQAVDQGNWQAADQYFKQPEWKAASSYALENYPETIQQLENLNRNSAENYNLGNALALSGDTEKAMQAYEKALEQDPSLKAAKDNLDYLKKQQQEQQKKDQQKKQQDKSKQQDQEQNKDKQPNQSDSDDKNDSKDPSDSKKDNKKNEKQDKNKTPEDNKQNENSDKQEQKQPEKEQLDKEKTQALNQWLRQIQDDPGLLLQRKLWYLHQEKRNENRFSQKDGQNPW; from the coding sequence ATGATACTTTTTGACTTGATTCACTTTGAACGTCCTTACTGGCTTCTTTTGCTGCCTGTCACCATGCTGCTGGCTTTTTTGATTACCGCCAAAAGCTCAAACAAAAGCACACTCAACAAAGTGGTCGATCAGCATTTGATGCAGCACCTGGTCTATCAGAATAAATCGAGCAATGTTAATAAATGGCTTGGTTTAACCGTGATATCACTGTGCTGGATAGGATTAGCAGGAATCAGTTGGACGAAAGCACCAACCACCATGTTTGAAAACACCCAAAAAACCGTCTTGGTTGTCGATCAATCATTGTCTATGTACGCCACAGACATTAAACCCAATCGCCAAACCCAATTAAAACAAACTATTCGCGATATATTGACGCACAGTAAAGAAGGCGATATTGCCTTAGTCGCTTTTGCGGGCGAAGGTTTTATCATCAGCCCCTTTAGCCAAGACCGAGAAACCATCACCCATTTTCTACTCGCATTAGATCCTATCATCATGCCGGTGTATGGCAGTAATTTGGCCAGTGGCATTGAAACCGCCCTATCTCTAAATAAAGATGACTCCTCACCCGTTCACCTTATCGTGTTAACCGATGACCTTAGCGAACAAGATAAAACCGCCATTCCAGCGTTATTAAAAGGCAAAAACATTCAGCTGGATTTAGTGGCTGTTGGTACAACCAATGCTTCATTGATTAAACTTCCAGACGGTCAAATCCTGAGAAAAAATGGCAAAAATGTCACACCAACAACACCTATTAAAGAATTAAAAGCACTCACTTCGTCCCTTGGTGGCACGTTTCACCAAGGGCGTTTAAGTGCTCAAGAACTTGCGACAATTACCAATACGGCCCTGGATGATAAGCAAACTAAAAAAGCACAGAACAAAAGCATCCATTGGATAGAGCAAGGCCATTGGTTTGCTTTGCCTTTCTTGCTATGGCTGGCATTTCAGTTTCGCAAAGGCATGCTTTTCATGCTGCTTGTTAGCGTCTTTTATTTGCCATCAGAAAAGTTACAGGCTTCACCTCTCGATTGGATAATGACGCCAGATCAAAAAGGCCAACAAGCAGTCGATCAAGGCAATTGGCAAGCCGCAGATCAATACTTTAAACAACCTGAATGGAAAGCCGCCTCGTCCTACGCGTTAGAAAATTATCCAGAAACGATTCAGCAACTAGAAAACCTCAACAGAAATTCGGCTGAAAATTATAATTTGGGCAATGCGCTAGCATTATCTGGCGACACGGAAAAAGCCATGCAAGCTTATGAAAAAGCCCTAGAACAGGACCCATCGTTAAAAGCAGCAAAAGACAACCTCGATTACTTAAAAAAGCAGCAACAGGAACAGCAAAAGAAAGACCAGCAGAAAAAACAACAGGATAAGTCCAAGCAGCAAGACCAAGAGCAGAACAAAGACAAACAGCCCAATCAATCGGATTCCGATGATAAAAACGATTCAAAAGATCCCTCTGACTCCAAAAAAGACAATAAAAAGAACGAAAAACAAGACAAAAACAAAACACCTGAGGATAATAAGCAGAATGAAAACTCAGACAAACAAGAACAGAAGCAACCTGAAAAAGAACAGCTAGATAAAGAAAAAACACAAGCGTTAAACCAGTGGCTAAGACAGATCCAAGATGATCCTGGGTTATTGCTGCAACGTAAGCTCTGGTATTTACATCAAGAAAAACGCAATGAAAATCGATTTTCGCAAAAGGATGGGCAAAACCCATGGTAA